A stretch of Methanobrevibacter sp. YE315 DNA encodes these proteins:
- a CDS encoding FeoA family protein — protein MKTLKDAKPGETVKLVKYHETGDIGLRRHLLGMGFVKGAEIKIKKVATLGDPIEMSIKGYDVCLRKEEAENIEVE, from the coding sequence ATGAAAACCTTAAAAGATGCAAAACCTGGGGAAACAGTTAAATTGGTAAAATATCATGAAACTGGGGATATAGGTTTAAGAAGACACTTATTAGGTATGGGTTTTGTTAAAGGAGCTGAAATTAAAATTAAAAAAGTAGCTACTTTAGGCGATCCTATCGAAATGAGTATTAAAGGATATGATGTTTGCCTTCGTAAAGAAGAAGCTGAAAACATTGAAGTGGAATAA